Proteins from one Calonectris borealis unplaced genomic scaffold, bCalBor7.hap1.2 HAP1_SCAFFOLD_35, whole genome shotgun sequence genomic window:
- the LOC142076174 gene encoding olfactory receptor 14J1-like, which yields MSNTSSITQFLLLAFADTRELQLLHFWLFLGIYLAALLGNGLIITAIACDHRLHSPMYFFLLNLSFLDLGSISTTVPKAMVNSLWDTRDISYAGCAAQVFFFLFLISAEYFLLTVMAYDRYVAICNPLHYGTLLGSRACVHMAAAAWASGFLNALLHTANTFSLPLCHSNAVDQFFCEIPQILKLSCSHSYLREVGLIAVSVCLAFGCFVFIVVSYVQIFRAVLRIPSEQGRHKAFSTCFPHLAVVSLFVCAIIFAYLKSPSISSPVLNLVVSFLYSVVPPAVNPLIYSMRNQELKDALRKLAQWTLFHRQ from the coding sequence atgtccaacaccagctccatcacccagttcctcctcctggccttcgcagacacgcgggagctgcagctcttgcacttctggctcttcctgggcatctacctggctgccctgctgggcaacggcctcatcatcaccgccatagcctgcgaccaccgcctgcacagccccatgtacttcttcctcctcaacctctccttcctcgacctgggctccatctccaccactgttcccaaagccatggtcaattccctctgggacaccagggacatctcctacgcaggatgtgctgcacaggtctttttctttctcttcttgatttcagcagagtattttcttctcactgtcatggcctacgaccgctacgttgccatctgcaaccccctgcactacgggaccctcctgggcagcagagcttgtgtccacatggcagcagctgcctgggccagtgggtttctcaatgctctcctgcacacggccaatacattttcactacccctctgccacagcaatgctgtggaccagttcttctgtgaaatcccccagatcctcaagctctcctgctcacactcgtacctcagggaggttggactTATTGCGGTTAGTGTGtgtttagcatttgggtgttttgttttcattgtggtgtcctacgttcAGATCTTCAgagccgtgctgaggatcccctctgagcagggacggcacaaagccttttccacgtgtttccctcacctggccgtggtctccctgtttgtctgCGCCatcatatttgcctacctgaagtctccctccatttcctccccagttctaaatctggtggtatcatttctgtactcggtggtgcctccagcagtgaaccccctcatctacagcatgaggaaccaggagctcaaggatgccctaaggaaactggcccagtggacgctgtttcaccgacaataa
- the LOC142076175 gene encoding olfactory receptor 14J1-like gives MSNGSSITHFLLLAFADTRELQLLHLWLFLGIDLAALLGNGLIITAIACDHRLHTPMYFFLLNLSLLDLGSISTTVPKAMANSLWDTRDISYAGCAAQLFFFLFLITAEYCLLTVMAYDRYVAICQPLHYGTLLGSRACVHMAAAAWASGFLNALLHTANTLSLPPCHGNAVDQFFCEIPQILKLSCSHSYLREVGLLVVSACLAFGCFVFIVLSYVEIFRAVLRIPSEQGRHKAFSTCLPHLAVVSLFLSTGIFAYLKPPSISSPSLDLVVAVLYSVVPPAVNPLIYSMRNQELKDALRKLAQWTLFHRQ, from the coding sequence atgtccaacggcagctccatcacccacttcctcctcctggccttcgcagacacgcgggagctgcagctcttgcacttgtggctcttcctgggcatcgacctggctgccctcctgggcaacggcctcatcatcaccgccatagcatgcgaccaccgcctgcacacccccatgtacttcttcctcctcaacctctccctcctcgacctgggctccatctccaccactgttcccaaagccatggccaattccctctgggacaccagggacatctcctacgcaggatgtgctgcacagctctttttctttctcttcttgatcacagcagagtattgtcttctcactgtcatggcctacgaccgctacgttgccatctgccaacccctgcactacgggaccctcctgggcagcagagcttgtgtccacatggcagcagctgcctgggccagtgggtttctcaatgctctcctgcacacggccaatacattgtcactacccccctgccacggcaatgctgtggaccagttcttctgtgaaatcccccagatcctcaagctctcctgctcacactcctacctcagggaggttgggcttctcgtggttagtgcctgtttagcatttggatgttttgttttcattgtgctgtcctacgtggagatcttcagggccgtgctgaggatcccctctgagcagggacggcacaaagccttttccacgtgtctccctcacctggccgtggtctccctctttctcagcactggcatatttgcctacctgaagcccccctccatctcctcgccatccctggatctggtggtggcagtgctgtactcggtggtgcctccagcagtgaaccccctcatctacagcatgaggaaccaggagctcaaggatgccctaaggaaactggcccagtggacgctgtttcaccgacaataa